From one Mesomycoplasma ovipneumoniae genomic stretch:
- the mip gene encoding Ig-specific serine endopeptidase MIP: MKKSNFLVKNKALFLLFGLGLSSFVFYSCTTNNEIKTEQPKKDLKPGGSSQSNTENQQPKFDQNTQKSFEDKINTAYSTFEASSSQTSYQNLAKTLDEVKSSLSQLFKNEDLEKKQIDWDSAKKTLDFQLEKTGYQTDNLTKLIIGSFLDILKPIEKSRELPRPSQPEIPEDRVNKYYEQLNAVAPKGQNWAIVKDGKRTVEDQYQYDFPDNEWRYYLEKYGGGGAKVIGLDDPDGLSDYPLGNTKKVSSNLKSSLDEKAKQANQPLYDNASQRTFVLPKYDSSGNITGIDIPEHHKGDTSPAIHLDPQTGQVLRGGPGRVGLPRILPNQEYKKLTKSAISVAFRNGQFLRTHNGKEGEPDYLPPDQIVHFNNLHRGTLNIIDYKKEDNNKYPLTWYFITNAHVLNRLQVANDYHEGKIYGRDDNAYNTHNRQYNTWSLVFTKIKDSVSLNNIMPTTGEPRSESYYDTVNLTVRTKNSNIHNAGKKLESSKNFAVIDDQLNNNQEIPKDAELNVRTIVFGSNVFDKKLSDFTDQEKYKNMQELLDFAIMEVTFDNEEQAKIITKDWYDEHQDQKTNDKSTAITSDADFLKDEQYEKLPANQFYGLGFPLTEAETHQTLNEFKNKNAWESRKHSVSPYVNKDNGLYFNQDPSNQQWKDGGDLSWSRSYRSFMNKPGLTDIFIAMPYVSNGFIKITKFDSSKNVFSHTPYLFWGLGTLLDNFTGGGGMSGTGIYKDNKLYSLVFATDPRASTAVSLNLRSYGNDYKGYYGQYNLPKYDLIYGSKHQRKSYFQAMQELYKNKGIKTYLFPNGFEDSQKVDVFGDWNS, from the coding sequence ATGAAAAAAAGTAATTTTTTAGTAAAAAACAAAGCACTTTTCCTACTTTTTGGACTTGGTTTAAGTAGTTTTGTTTTTTATTCATGCACAACTAACAACGAAATTAAAACTGAGCAGCCAAAAAAAGATCTAAAACCAGGGGGCAGCAGTCAATCAAATACTGAAAATCAACAACCCAAATTTGATCAAAACACCCAAAAAAGTTTTGAAGATAAAATAAATACAGCCTATTCAACTTTTGAAGCTAGTTCATCTCAGACTTCTTACCAAAATCTTGCAAAAACTCTTGATGAAGTCAAGTCTTCATTGTCTCAATTGTTTAAAAATGAAGACTTAGAAAAAAAGCAAATTGACTGAGATAGTGCCAAAAAAACTTTGGATTTTCAGCTTGAAAAAACTGGCTACCAAACTGATAATTTAACTAAATTAATAATTGGATCTTTTTTAGATATTCTAAAACCAATTGAAAAATCAAGAGAATTACCCCGGCCAAGCCAGCCTGAAATCCCCGAAGATCGAGTTAATAAATATTATGAACAACTAAATGCTGTTGCCCCAAAAGGTCAAAATTGAGCAATTGTAAAAGATGGAAAACGAACTGTTGAAGACCAATATCAGTATGATTTTCCTGATAATGAATGAAGATATTACCTTGAAAAATACGGTGGCGGCGGGGCTAAAGTCATCGGACTTGATGACCCTGATGGGCTTAGTGATTATCCGCTTGGTAATACTAAAAAAGTCTCTTCAAATTTAAAATCATCTTTAGATGAAAAAGCCAAGCAAGCAAATCAGCCTTTATATGATAATGCTTCACAGCGAACTTTTGTCTTGCCAAAATATGACAGTTCTGGAAACATAACAGGAATTGATATTCCCGAACATCATAAAGGTGATACGTCCCCGGCAATTCATCTTGATCCTCAGACTGGGCAAGTTTTAAGAGGTGGGCCTGGAAGAGTTGGTTTGCCACGGATTTTGCCAAACCAAGAATATAAAAAACTGACAAAAAGTGCAATTTCTGTTGCTTTTAGAAATGGTCAATTTTTAAGAACTCACAACGGAAAAGAGGGTGAGCCTGATTATTTACCCCCAGATCAAATAGTTCATTTTAATAATTTGCACAGAGGGACTCTAAATATTATCGACTATAAAAAAGAAGATAACAATAAATATCCTTTGACTTGGTATTTTATTACAAATGCACACGTTTTAAATCGACTTCAAGTTGCAAATGATTATCATGAAGGTAAAATTTATGGCCGTGATGATAATGCTTATAACACTCATAACCGTCAATATAATACATGAAGTCTCGTTTTTACAAAAATTAAAGATTCTGTCAGTCTAAATAATATAATGCCAACAACTGGCGAGCCCCGCAGCGAGAGTTATTATGACACAGTCAATCTTACCGTGCGAACAAAAAATTCAAACATTCATAATGCCGGAAAAAAACTTGAAAGTTCAAAAAATTTTGCTGTAATTGACGATCAACTTAACAATAATCAAGAAATTCCAAAAGATGCTGAACTAAATGTTAGAACAATTGTCTTTGGCTCTAATGTTTTTGACAAAAAACTAAGTGACTTTACAGATCAAGAAAAATACAAAAATATGCAAGAATTGCTTGATTTTGCAATTATGGAAGTCACCTTTGACAACGAAGAGCAAGCAAAAATAATCACAAAAGACTGGTATGATGAACACCAAGACCAAAAAACCAACGACAAATCAACAGCAATTACTTCTGATGCCGACTTTTTAAAAGATGAACAATATGAAAAACTGCCAGCAAATCAGTTTTATGGTCTAGGTTTTCCACTTACAGAAGCAGAAACACATCAAACTTTAAATGAATTTAAAAATAAAAATGCTTGAGAATCAAGAAAACATAGCGTTAGTCCTTATGTAAATAAAGACAATGGCCTCTATTTTAATCAAGATCCTTCTAACCAACAGTGGAAAGACGGTGGCGATCTTTCTTGGTCAAGATCTTATCGCTCATTTATGAATAAGCCTGGGTTGACTGATATTTTTATTGCAATGCCTTATGTAAGTAATGGTTTTATTAAAATTACTAAATTTGACTCATCAAAAAATGTATTTAGTCATACTCCTTATTTATTTTGAGGTTTAGGCACTTTGCTTGATAATTTCACCGGTGGGGGAGGAATGTCAGGAACTGGAATATATAAAGATAATAAACTATATTCATTAGTTTTTGCAACTGATCCGCGCGCTTCAACTGCTGTTAGTTTAAATTTAAGATCATATGGAAATGACTATAAAGGCTATTACGGACAATATAATTTACCAAAATATGACCTAATTTATGGGTCAAAACACCAGCGAAAATCATATTTTCAAGCAATGCAAGAACTTTATAAAAATAAAGGAATTAAAACTTATCTCTTTCCAAATGGCTTTGAAGACTCACAAAAAGTTGATGTTTTTGGCGACTGAAACAGTTAA
- a CDS encoding AAA family ATPase, with amino-acid sequence MARKTKEKQKTENIAEKLTEEQQNVVNLALKGENILVDACIGSGKTSVIQVLCDKFPIDKKILYLTYNRLLKIEAKNKIKNKNVKVQNYHGFAYGLLWRNGINSSPADSIRIFLRNNISVGAYDVLLIDEYQDITEEISLLLEKIKQENPNIQIVAVGDMSQKIYDNTKLNVTDFIDKFLESYKQISLTFSFRMPKEHANMLGRIWDKTINGVNENCQIEYMELEEIKEFLSTQKPADILCLGPGFSEEMAEVLNYLEENHSDIFNKKTVYASIREKDANLSPKKNSAIFTTYDSSKGLEKPICVIFNFTINYWENRLDKITANYEIVKNIFCVAASRGKEKIIFLNPKESIPLLNEEIIKQYKNFRKRDNDLFLMSEMFDHKFDIDLQDMLKMLEVKKIKTEDTNEIKVQTHDDLIDLTPCIGIYLEASYFDGWDLDKEIEFFIATRYWDSPNMQKKLTLEYKNYIKERNSIKDLTLFFVYLKTQQERYIKQTQPDFVDDNAVDQMHKRLSKVLKKDETIQQECWMDFSDNNVTLKAQGIADVIKNEIVYELKFVSDLTTAHFLQTASYMLALKKEKGILWNIRNNEMHEIRIKNREEFSEKLAQTISKGVYKPKSQREFEESDGSN; translated from the coding sequence ATGGCTAGAAAAACAAAAGAAAAACAAAAAACTGAAAATATTGCAGAAAAACTCACAGAAGAACAACAAAATGTTGTTAATTTAGCATTAAAAGGTGAAAACATCCTAGTTGATGCTTGTATTGGAAGTGGAAAAACATCGGTAATTCAAGTTCTCTGTGACAAATTTCCTATTGATAAAAAAATTTTGTACTTAACTTATAATAGACTATTAAAAATTGAAGCTAAAAACAAGATTAAAAACAAAAATGTTAAGGTACAAAATTATCACGGATTTGCATACGGACTTTTGTGAAGAAATGGTATTAATTCTTCCCCTGCAGATTCAATTAGAATATTTTTAAGAAATAACATTTCTGTTGGGGCTTATGATGTTCTATTAATTGATGAATATCAAGATATTACTGAAGAAATATCTTTGTTATTGGAAAAAATAAAACAAGAAAATCCTAACATACAAATTGTTGCTGTTGGGGATATGAGTCAGAAAATTTACGATAACACAAAATTAAATGTTACTGATTTTATTGATAAATTTTTAGAATCATATAAACAAATTAGCTTAACATTTTCCTTCAGAATGCCAAAAGAACATGCTAATATGTTAGGGCGAATCTGAGATAAAACAATTAATGGAGTCAACGAAAATTGCCAGATTGAATATATGGAACTGGAAGAAATTAAGGAATTTTTGTCTACACAAAAACCTGCTGATATCTTATGTTTAGGGCCGGGATTTAGTGAAGAAATGGCAGAAGTATTAAACTATCTTGAAGAAAATCATAGTGATATTTTTAATAAAAAAACCGTTTATGCTTCTATAAGAGAAAAAGACGCAAATTTGTCTCCCAAAAAAAATTCAGCTATTTTTACAACATATGATAGCTCAAAAGGATTGGAAAAACCTATTTGTGTTATTTTTAATTTTACCATAAATTATTGAGAAAACCGCTTAGATAAAATTACTGCAAATTATGAAATTGTAAAAAACATATTTTGTGTAGCGGCAAGTAGGGGCAAAGAAAAAATCATCTTTTTAAATCCAAAAGAGTCAATCCCATTATTAAATGAAGAAATCATCAAGCAATACAAAAATTTTAGAAAAAGAGATAATGATTTATTTTTAATGTCTGAAATGTTTGATCACAAGTTTGATATTGATCTTCAAGATATGTTAAAAATGCTTGAAGTAAAAAAAATTAAAACCGAAGATACAAACGAAATAAAAGTACAAACACATGATGATTTAATTGATCTTACACCATGTATAGGGATCTATCTTGAAGCATCTTATTTTGACGGTTGGGATTTAGATAAAGAAATTGAGTTTTTTATCGCAACTAGATATTGAGATTCGCCAAACATGCAAAAAAAGTTAACACTCGAGTATAAAAATTACATCAAAGAAAGAAATTCAATAAAAGATTTAACACTCTTTTTTGTTTATTTGAAAACACAACAAGAAAGATACATTAAACAAACGCAGCCCGATTTTGTTGATGATAATGCTGTTGATCAAATGCATAAAAGATTATCAAAAGTGCTTAAAAAAGACGAAACAATTCAACAAGAATGTTGAATGGACTTTAGTGATAATAATGTTACATTAAAAGCTCAGGGAATTGCTGATGTTATCAAAAATGAAATAGTTTATGAACTTAAATTTGTTAGCGATTTAACAACTGCTCATTTTTTACAAACTGCTTCATATATGTTGGCCTTAAAAAAAGAAAAAGGAATATTGTGGAATATTCGTAATAACGAAATGCATGAAATTAGAATTAAAAATCGAGAAGAATTTAGCGAAAAACTTGCACAAACCATTTCAAAAGGAGTTTATAAACCTAAAAGTCAAAGAGAATTTGAGGAATCAGATGGAAGTAATTAA